The following are encoded together in the Onychostoma macrolepis isolate SWU-2019 chromosome 03, ASM1243209v1, whole genome shotgun sequence genome:
- the gng13b gene encoding guanine nucleotide-binding protein G(I)/G(S)/G(O) subunit gamma-13b, protein MDEMDLPQMKKEVESLKYQLAFKREKSSKTVTDLVKWIEECVPEDPFLNPELMKNNPWVEKGKCVLL, encoded by the exons ATGGATGAGATGGACTTGCCCCAGATGAAGAAGGAGGTAGAAAGCCTCAAGTACCAGCTGGCCTTCAAACGGGAGAAATCCTCAAAGACAGTGACAGA CCTGGTGAAGTGGATCGAGGAGTGTGTGCCTGAGGACCCTTTCCTGAATCCTGAGCTGATGAAGAACAATCCATGGGTGGAGAAGGGCAAATGTGTGCTTCTATAA
- the traf7 gene encoding E3 ubiquitin-protein ligase TRAF7 produces MEASFGSTFPAVPQVAKAETNYKQHRRTPSSSSTLTYSPRDDDDGMPPISTPRRSDSAISVRSLHSESNMSLRSTFSLHEEEEDTEPQVFAEQPSVKLCCQLCCSVFKDPVITTCGHTFCRRCALTSEKCPVDNSKLTVVVNNIAVAEQIGELFIHCKYGCRPAASGKPGAFEVDPLGCPFTIKLSTRKDHEVSCDYRPVRCPNNPNCPPLLTMNLEAHLKECEHIKCPHSKYGCTFIGNQDTYETHLEVCKFEGLKEFLQQTDDRFHEMQVTLAQKDQDISFLRSMLGKLSEKLDQLEKNLELKFDVLDENQSKLSEDLMEFRRDASMLNDELSHINARLNMGILGSYDPQQIFKCKGTFVGHQGPVWCLCVYSTGDLLFSGSSDKSIKVWDTCTTYKCQKTLEGHDGIVLALCIQGNKLYSGSADCTIIVWDIQTLQKVNTIRAHDNPVCTLVSSHNMLFSGSLKAIKVWDIVGTELKLKKELTGLNHWVRALVASQNHLYSGSYQTIKIWDIRSLECVHVLQTSGGSVYSIAVTNHHIVCGTYENLIHVWDIESKEQVRTLTGHVGTVYALAVISTPDQTKVFSASYDRSLRVWSMDNMICTQTLLRHQGSVTALAVSRGRLFSGAVDSTVKVWTC; encoded by the exons ATGGAGGCTAGTTTTGGATCCACGTTTCCAGCAGTCCCTCAAGTAGCAAAAG CGGAAACTAATTACAAACAGCACCGTAGAACCCCTTCATCCTCCAGCACTCTGACCTACTCCCCTCGTGACGACGATGATGGCATG CCGCCCATTAGTACCCCTCGTCGCTCAGACTCTGCCATCTCGGTTCGTTCTCTGCACTCCGAGTCCAACATGTCTCTGCGCTCCACCTTTTCCCTGCACGAGGAAGAGGAAGACACA GAGCCACAGGTGTTTGCGGAGCAGCCCTCAGTTAAGCTTTGTTGCCAGCTGTGCTGCAGCGTGTTCAAGGACCCCGTCATCACCACCTGCGGA CACACATTCTGCAGGCGATGTGCCTTGACCTCAG AGAAATGCCCTGTGGATAATTCCAAGCTCACAGTGGTCGTGAATAACATAGCGGTGGCCGAGCAAATCGGAGAGCTTTTCATCCACTGCAAGTACGGCTGTCGGCCAGCTGCCTCAGGCAAACCCGGTGCCTTTGAGGTTGACCCACTTGGCTGTCCTTTCACCATCAAGCTTAGCACCAGGAA AGATCATGAAGTAAGCtgtgactacagacctgttcgCTGTCCCAACAACCCCAACTGCCCTCCGTTACTCACCATGAACCTGGAGGCACATCTGAAAGAGTGTGAACACATTAAGTGCCCTCACTCTAAATATGG TTGCACCTTCATCGGGAATCAGGACACATATGAGACGCACCTGGAGGTGTGTAAGTTCGAGGGCCTGAAGGAGTTTCTCCAGCAGACGGATGACCGATTCCATGAGATGCAGGTGACACTGGCGCAGAAGGACCAGGACATCTCGTTCCTGCGCTCCATGTTGGGCAAACTCTCTGAGAAACTAGACCAGCTGGAGAAGAACTTGGAACTCAAGTTCG ATGTGCTGGATGAGAACCAGAGTAAACTCAGTGAAGATCTGATGGAGTTCAGACGAGATGCTTCCATGCTGAAT GATGAACTGTCTCACATCAATGCCAGGCTCAATATGGGAATACTGGGCT CCTACGACCCCCAGCAGATCTTCAAATGCAAGGGTACTTTTGTGGGCCACCAGGGTCCGGTGTGGTGTTTGTGTGTCTATTCTACGGGTGATCTTCTCTTTAGTGGGTCGTCAGATAAGTCCATCAAG GTTTGGGACACATGCACCACATATAAGTGCCAGAAGACCCTTGAGGGCCATGATGGCATAGTGTTGGCATTGTGCATTCAGGG AAACAAGCTTTACAGTGGCTCAGCTGACTGCACCATTATT GTTTGGGATATCCAGACCCTGCAGAAAGTGAACACCATCCGGGCACATGACAACCCAGTGTGCACTCTGGTGTCCTCACACAACATGCTATTCAGCGGCTCTCTCAAAGCCATTAAG GTGTGGGATATTGTGGGCACGGAGCTGAAGCTAAAGAAGGAGCTAACTGGCTTGAATCACTGGGTTCGAGCTCTGGTTGCTTCTCAGAATCATCTGTACAGCGGATCTTATCAAACCATAAAG ATCTGGGACATCCGTTCTCTGGAGTGTGTCCATGTGCTCCAGACCTCTGGAGGCAGTGTGTACTCCATTGCAGTCACTAATCATCATATAGTTTGTGGCACCTACGAGAACCTCATTCAT GTTTGGGACATTGAGTCGAAAGAGCAGGTGCGGACACTGACGGGCCACGTGGGCACAGTGTATGCCCTGGCTGTCATCTCAACCCCCGATCAGACCAAAGTGTTCAGTGCCTCCTATGATCGCTCTCTCAGG GTGTGGAGCATGGACAACATGATCTGCACCCAGACTCTGCTGCGGCACCAGGGCAGCGTGACGGCGCTCGCTGTGTCCAGAGGAAGACTCTTCTCTGGAGCTGTAGACAGCACTGTAAAG GTGTGGACGTGCTAA